A genomic stretch from bacterium includes:
- a CDS encoding penicillin-binding protein 2, whose protein sequence is MGKKFSDKDFPIGRIATLIVLCVALQIFIIAKLIDLQIVRYTGIETRVKEQSEKRIKTIPTRGKIYDREYKVFALTIGKKRIYPLHELCGNTIGFIGKDGMGLEGVEYEFEHVLSGTPGWLTLAKTPYGKLYPYPGLPMKPMKFANDIVLTIDTDIESIVETALMKRLRELNAKEGSGVVIECKTGEILAMATVPSCNPTEWRRFKEWNNSVIQDQFEPGSSFKVVPIALLMKDKLVGLQDIVEDGSAQITIGNHTINDVHKHDEFTFSQAVWQSSNVAFVRLTPRIGKGNFYVGSRLFGFGTPTGIPLPGEAPGRLTTPDRWSTLSFANISFGQGMSCNLLQLALAYQAVANKGELLRPIIVKKIISSEGETIYESSPIVVRRVLSVADAQIVNSLLCGVIEYGSGMSARVPGLKMAGKTGTAQKAVNGRYKDAYIASFITFFPADNPEIVVACVINEPKGMCLSSQVCGPVIKEIVSNIVKLKQYQCFCDSSLVSGNQNMVMKKEMPVNNQNTMFSKKKNTLKLTEAVK, encoded by the coding sequence ATGGGTAAAAAATTTTCGGATAAAGATTTCCCTATCGGCAGAATTGCTACGTTGATAGTGTTATGTGTGGCTCTGCAGATATTTATTATTGCCAAACTTATAGACTTGCAAATTGTCCGGTATACGGGTATCGAAACCCGCGTGAAAGAGCAATCCGAAAAAAGAATAAAAACAATTCCCACGAGGGGGAAAATATATGACCGCGAATACAAAGTGTTTGCTCTTACCATAGGTAAAAAACGCATATACCCGCTGCATGAACTTTGCGGGAATACAATCGGCTTCATAGGAAAAGACGGTATGGGACTTGAAGGCGTGGAATACGAATTTGAACACGTACTGAGCGGAACTCCTGGGTGGTTGACATTGGCTAAAACTCCCTACGGGAAACTTTATCCTTATCCCGGGCTCCCTATGAAACCTATGAAATTCGCAAACGATATAGTCCTGACCATAGATACGGACATAGAATCCATAGTGGAAACTGCTTTAATGAAAAGGCTGAGAGAGTTAAACGCAAAAGAAGGAAGCGGTGTGGTAATTGAATGTAAAACAGGAGAAATCCTCGCTATGGCAACTGTCCCGTCTTGTAATCCCACGGAATGGCGTAGGTTTAAAGAATGGAATAATTCGGTCATACAAGACCAGTTTGAACCGGGAAGCAGTTTTAAAGTTGTCCCGATTGCGTTACTAATGAAAGACAAACTTGTGGGATTGCAGGATATCGTGGAAGACGGAAGCGCCCAAATAACCATAGGAAATCATACTATTAACGATGTTCATAAACACGACGAGTTTACGTTCTCGCAAGCCGTATGGCAGTCAAGTAACGTAGCATTTGTAAGACTTACACCCCGTATAGGAAAAGGGAACTTTTATGTTGGCTCACGACTTTTCGGATTTGGAACGCCGACGGGTATTCCATTGCCCGGTGAAGCTCCCGGAAGGTTAACTACACCGGACAGATGGTCAACGCTTAGTTTTGCGAATATATCGTTCGGGCAGGGGATGAGTTGCAATTTGCTCCAGCTTGCGCTTGCTTACCAGGCAGTTGCAAATAAAGGAGAACTTTTAAGGCCGATTATAGTGAAAAAAATAATTTCTTCCGAAGGGGAAACAATATACGAATCCAGTCCTATAGTGGTGAGAAGAGTTTTAAGCGTCGCGGATGCGCAAATAGTAAATTCTCTTTTGTGCGGTGTAATTGAATATGGTTCCGGGATGAGCGCAAGAGTTCCGGGCTTGAAAATGGCAGGTAAAACAGGAACAGCCCAAAAAGCCGTTAACGGAAGATATAAAGATGCATATATCGCAAGTTTTATAACTTTTTTTCCTGCGGATAATCCGGAAATTGTTGTGGCGTGTGTAATTAATGAACCCAAAGGAATGTGCTTGAGCAGCCAGGTGTGTGGACCGGTTATTAAAGAAATAGTAAGCAATATCGTAAAACTAAAACAATACCAGTGTTTCTGCGATTCAAGCCTGGTTTCTGGAAATCAAAACATGGTAATGAAAAAAGAAATGCCGGTGAATAACCAGAACACGATGTTTTCTAAAAAGAAAAATACGTTGAAATTGACGGAAGCGGTAAAATGA
- a CDS encoding HEPN domain-containing protein, translated as MTRKGLIEYWIKTSDKDFSTMENLFKTKDYHWALFVGHLVVEKLLKAYYVKMISAESPFTHDLLQIADKAHLTLSEKQKDLLDLVTTFNIRTRYTDYKLEFYKKCTKEYTETNIKKIREFRVWVKKKLAE; from the coding sequence ATGACACGGAAAGGATTGATAGAATATTGGATTAAAACTTCGGACAAAGATTTTTCAACAATGGAAAACCTTTTTAAGACTAAGGATTATCACTGGGCATTGTTTGTAGGACATTTAGTTGTTGAAAAATTATTGAAAGCTTATTATGTAAAAATGATATCAGCAGAGTCTCCGTTCACTCACGATTTATTACAAATTGCGGATAAAGCTCATTTAACTTTGTCAGAAAAACAAAAGGATTTATTAGACTTAGTAACCACATTTAATATCCGGACAAGGTATACGGATTATAAATTGGAGTTCTATAAAAAATGCACTAAAGAATATACAGAAACTAATATTAAAAAAATAAGGGAGTTTAGAGTATGGGTAAAAAAGAAATTAGCAGAATAA
- a CDS encoding serine protease, whose protein sequence is MKKLFPFLLAFVCMISFSCAWYGSKVLVHQTKSCVVTVVICDSEGKKIKQGSGFFIDDIGGLATSAYLIRGASKIRVYEGDTKGKFLTARVINPYLRNGISVLQLPGKWGTSVRFDFTYIPTIGDKVVAIGMRGNGQTASEGVIVGFKDFQGKKYIEFSGVVSEESTGAPLLNMEGKVIGVVDCEMNSISKSEKSSFALKFHK, encoded by the coding sequence ATGAAGAAACTTTTCCCCTTTCTATTAGCGTTCGTATGTATGATAAGTTTTTCGTGTGCGTGGTATGGGAGCAAGGTACTCGTGCATCAAACAAAATCATGCGTAGTAACGGTAGTTATATGTGATTCCGAAGGGAAGAAAATCAAACAGGGGAGCGGTTTTTTCATAGACGATATTGGAGGGCTTGCGACTTCTGCCTACCTTATACGTGGCGCTTCAAAGATTAGGGTTTACGAGGGTGATACAAAAGGAAAGTTTTTAACTGCGCGGGTAATTAATCCCTATTTACGCAACGGCATATCGGTTTTGCAGTTACCCGGGAAATGGGGCACTTCTGTGAGGTTTGATTTTACTTATATTCCGACTATCGGGGACAAAGTCGTGGCGATTGGGATGCGTGGGAATGGGCAAACCGCATCTGAAGGGGTGATAGTAGGTTTCAAGGATTTTCAAGGAAAGAAATACATTGAGTTCAGCGGGGTAGTTTCCGAAGAAAGCACCGGCGCTCCGTTATTAAATATGGAAGGAAAAGTAATCGGGGTAGTGGATTGTGAAATGAATTCTATTTCAAAATCAGAAAAATCCTCCTTCGCGCTGAAGTTCCATAAGTAA
- a CDS encoding CAP domain-containing protein → MKKYFLSVCLVLGASLLFATGSNIGKAFSTGPMATNNSSTCALDDKASVIPTADEIKLDSLVNAARQNPSSVGWGSYPVVAPLKANIKLWEASIFHSQEMIDSGYFKHDSYRAGGTVMYESCRVRIMNRFAYTPDAGGGIGENIAGNSTVEGAFQAWLTSTGHRNNIFSANYTEHGIGIVDGGPYGKMFTHDFGKRSIVYDLTAAVSDISFTPGNPDVGNIVQITAVIHELQKTHAFPVIVEFWDGNPSSGGTLIGTDKVDAIINYNGTENAVFSWNTTGKEPGSHDIWVKIDPGSKFTETNEGNNSAYKSISLGQGAEESKSNSGFSLSVVSDNDINISYSLDCTGRCLLKIYDCCGNLVTTLVNGKQEAGIYKVAWNKKDLRGKKVPAGIYFCNLVAGTRELTKKVIVVK, encoded by the coding sequence ATGAAAAAATATTTTTTGAGTGTATGTTTGGTTTTGGGCGCATCTCTTTTATTCGCTACGGGTTCCAACATCGGAAAAGCATTTTCCACTGGACCTATGGCAACGAATAACTCTTCTACTTGCGCATTAGACGACAAAGCATCTGTCATTCCGACTGCTGACGAGATAAAGTTGGACAGTCTTGTAAACGCCGCAAGGCAAAACCCATCAAGTGTCGGATGGGGGTCTTACCCGGTGGTCGCGCCGTTAAAGGCAAATATAAAATTATGGGAAGCGAGTATTTTTCATTCCCAGGAAATGATAGACAGCGGATACTTCAAACATGATTCTTATCGCGCAGGCGGGACGGTTATGTATGAATCCTGTCGCGTTCGTATTATGAATAGATTTGCATACACTCCGGACGCCGGCGGCGGAATCGGAGAAAACATTGCCGGAAATTCGACGGTTGAAGGAGCGTTCCAGGCGTGGTTAACTTCCACCGGTCACAGAAACAACATTTTCAGCGCAAACTACACTGAACACGGAATCGGGATTGTTGACGGGGGACCTTACGGAAAGATGTTCACGCACGATTTCGGAAAAAGAAGCATCGTTTATGACCTTACTGCGGCGGTTTCGGATATTTCTTTTACTCCCGGAAACCCCGACGTTGGCAACATAGTACAGATTACTGCAGTAATTCACGAACTGCAAAAGACTCATGCGTTCCCGGTAATCGTTGAGTTCTGGGACGGGAATCCTTCTTCGGGAGGGACTTTAATCGGCACGGATAAGGTTGACGCAATAATCAACTACAACGGCACCGAGAACGCCGTATTTTCGTGGAACACGACGGGAAAAGAACCTGGCAGTCATGATATATGGGTAAAAATTGACCCGGGAAGCAAGTTTACGGAAACCAATGAAGGTAACAACAGCGCATATAAAAGTATATCACTCGGGCAGGGAGCGGAAGAATCAAAATCAAATTCCGGGTTTAGTCTTTCGGTAGTTTCGGATAACGATATAAACATTTCTTATTCGTTGGACTGTACGGGCAGGTGTTTATTGAAGATTTATGACTGTTGCGGGAATTTGGTGACAACGTTAGTAAACGGAAAACAGGAAGCAGGTATTTATAAGGTAGCCTGGAACAAGAAAGATTTACGGGGAAAGAAAGTTCCCGCGGGGATATATTTCTGTAATCTTGTGGCCGGGACACGTGAGTTGACAAAGAAAGTAATAGTGGTGAAGTAG
- a CDS encoding helicase C-terminal domain-containing protein yields the protein MDILNIWSNLAKSLPDFEQRSDQMTMSNAIGEILLTKEHLICEAGTGIGKSFAYLLPIINFIKNSNPSQNKTGEQHSRLVVSTYTKTLQQQLMEKDIPLLRSAGLEFNATLALGSANYLCLRRKDKLVIEKMQLLFPREKNETDRLIQWSAKTETGLRSEFEKEGVSDIFNEFSRDPDLCIGQKCSYFNRCFYKKARENLKKADVILVNHWLFFADVASGRKILPEYDVLVFDEAHELEDVATSFAGIDISNYSIDYFLRVIKREIGKVPEFTEIVRSVSGASTDFFNMIKNVAGKNKTFRVIDKIGSEFPTEFDTIRKALKEIRKRTDDPERMVQLEKYITKCSNIRATLNSFLEQKEPDTVHWIESSQYRDARKPRIAIRSAPISVALWMQKNVFSHDIPIVLTSATLTVDKKFDFVADRIGMTPRKELLLASSFDYKDNVILYIPAKGVLPKDLKYTEFIAKQVEALVKTTSQTGGTLVLFTSFKLMNGVYSMLNGKLSVPCFKQDEFGKNELLRRFKEKPSVLFGVSSFWQGIDIPGKALSTVIITKLPFEVPDSPITESRAEKITEDGGIPFIEYQLPQAVMQLKQGFGRLIRRKEDFGIVAILDMRIVNKEYGRTFIASLPMHKRVRDIKPVEKFFKDKKALIQVIKQQ from the coding sequence ATGGATATTCTTAATATTTGGTCGAATCTTGCGAAGTCTCTTCCTGACTTCGAGCAGCGCTCAGACCAGATGACTATGTCCAACGCTATCGGCGAGATTTTACTCACGAAAGAACACCTCATCTGCGAAGCCGGAACGGGTATCGGAAAGTCCTTCGCCTACCTTCTACCCATTATTAACTTCATCAAAAACTCAAATCCCTCCCAAAACAAAACCGGCGAACAACACAGCAGACTCGTCGTTTCCACTTACACAAAAACTTTACAGCAGCAGTTAATGGAAAAAGACATTCCTCTTCTCCGCTCTGCAGGACTCGAGTTCAACGCGACTTTAGCACTGGGCTCGGCAAATTATCTCTGCCTTCGCAGAAAAGATAAACTTGTAATCGAAAAAATGCAGCTCTTGTTTCCCCGCGAGAAAAACGAAACCGACCGTCTTATCCAATGGTCTGCCAAAACCGAAACCGGTCTGAGAAGCGAATTCGAAAAAGAAGGCGTCAGCGATATATTTAATGAATTCTCAAGAGACCCGGATTTATGTATCGGACAGAAATGCAGTTACTTCAATCGCTGTTTCTACAAGAAAGCCCGCGAAAACCTTAAAAAAGCGGACGTCATCCTTGTCAATCATTGGTTGTTTTTTGCGGACGTCGCAAGCGGACGAAAAATCCTTCCCGAGTATGACGTTCTCGTTTTCGATGAAGCTCACGAACTTGAAGACGTGGCGACTTCCTTTGCGGGGATTGACATATCAAACTACAGCATAGATTATTTTTTAAGAGTCATAAAAAGGGAAATCGGAAAAGTCCCCGAGTTTACAGAAATCGTGAGAAGCGTTTCGGGAGCGTCAACGGATTTCTTTAATATGATAAAGAACGTCGCAGGCAAAAACAAAACCTTCCGCGTGATTGACAAAATCGGGAGCGAGTTCCCGACCGAGTTCGATACCATCAGAAAAGCCTTAAAAGAAATAAGAAAAAGAACCGATGACCCCGAAAGAATGGTCCAACTTGAAAAATATATCACCAAATGCAGCAACATCAGGGCGACGCTCAATTCTTTTCTCGAGCAAAAAGAACCCGATACCGTTCACTGGATAGAATCTTCGCAATACCGTGACGCGCGAAAACCCCGCATTGCTATCAGAAGCGCCCCGATAAGCGTTGCTTTGTGGATGCAGAAAAACGTTTTTAGTCACGATATTCCGATAGTGCTCACTTCGGCGACTTTAACCGTGGACAAAAAATTCGACTTCGTCGCAGACAGAATCGGGATGACACCCCGGAAAGAGTTGTTATTGGCGTCGTCGTTTGACTATAAGGACAATGTAATCCTGTATATCCCTGCGAAAGGAGTCTTGCCGAAAGACCTTAAATACACGGAGTTTATTGCCAAACAGGTGGAGGCGCTGGTAAAAACGACTTCGCAGACCGGCGGAACGCTTGTTTTATTTACGAGTTTCAAACTGATGAACGGTGTGTATAGTATGTTAAACGGCAAACTAAGTGTTCCCTGTTTCAAGCAGGACGAGTTCGGAAAGAACGAGTTGTTGCGGAGGTTCAAGGAAAAACCTTCGGTTTTGTTTGGAGTTTCGAGTTTCTGGCAGGGAATAGACATCCCGGGAAAAGCTTTAAGCACGGTGATTATCACGAAGTTGCCGTTTGAAGTTCCGGATTCTCCGATAACCGAATCAAGGGCAGAGAAGATAACCGAGGACGGCGGTATCCCGTTTATCGAGTACCAGCTACCTCAAGCCGTGATGCAGTTGAAGCAAGGGTTTGGAAGGCTCATCAGGAGAAAAGAGGATTTTGGAATCGTCGCCATACTTGATATGAGGATAGTGAACAAGGAATACGGCAGGACGTTTATCGCCTCGCTCCCGATGCACAAAAGGGTCCGCGACATCAAACCCGTAGAGAAATTCTTCAAAGATAAAAAAGCGTTAATTCAGGTAATTAAGCAGCAATAA
- the ligA gene encoding NAD-dependent DNA ligase LigA, with protein sequence MDIKNKAEQLREKINSHSYRYYVLNAPIISDYEYDRLFDELKSLETQYPELITPDSPTQRVGNELTGGFREVAHSFPMLSLENTYSNEEIYEFDKRVKKEVEDSPEYVVELKIDGTAVALIYRNGKLFRGSTRGNGTTGDDITHNVRTIKSVPLALQKTNDESLLNIEARGEVFLPKKSFAQCNVEREKAGEPLFANPRNAAAGSLKNLNPEITSKRGLDIFIHTSPYPIKETHYEALKTLEKLGFKINPETKVCKNIEEVIDFCNSWEDRRKDLPYEVDGMVIKVNSFDMQQKLGATGKNPKWAIAYKFPATEITTILEDILLQVGRTGIITPVAKLKPILLAGSTIARATLHNADEISRKDIRIGDTVFIKKGGEVIPEVVKPVTETRTGKEKIFKMPDNCPVCKEKLVKYENEVAWRCENLQCPAQTQRRIEYFVSKNAMNIEDLGEKVVSRLMDAGFIKTAVDIYKLKDRRAELIELDRMGEKSVDNMLAEIEKSKNIELEHLIFALGIRHIGVHTAKLLAKSFTGIDELKSATSEELTAIREIGEIVAKAIIDFFKSEEHCTMIEALRKAGVKLSREGKISIGEKFTGKTFVLTGTLAGFTRDEVTEIIEKEGGRVSSSVSAKTDFVLAGEATGSKYDKAKKLGVKIITEDQFREILNR encoded by the coding sequence ATGGACATCAAAAATAAGGCGGAACAACTAAGAGAAAAAATAAATTCTCACAGCTACAGATACTACGTCCTGAACGCCCCCATCATTTCCGATTACGAATATGACCGGCTATTCGATGAATTAAAATCTCTCGAAACGCAATACCCCGAATTGATAACTCCCGATTCTCCCACTCAAAGAGTCGGCAACGAACTCACGGGCGGATTTCGCGAAGTCGCGCATTCCTTTCCTATGCTCAGTCTCGAAAATACTTACTCAAACGAAGAAATTTACGAATTTGATAAACGCGTAAAAAAAGAAGTGGAAGACTCCCCCGAATACGTCGTGGAATTAAAAATCGACGGCACGGCAGTTGCTTTAATTTACCGTAACGGCAAGCTTTTCCGGGGCTCGACAAGAGGCAACGGAACAACGGGCGACGACATAACCCATAACGTGCGCACGATAAAATCCGTTCCCCTCGCTTTACAAAAAACAAATGATGAATCCCTTCTAAACATTGAAGCAAGGGGAGAAGTCTTCCTTCCGAAAAAAAGTTTTGCCCAATGCAACGTCGAGCGGGAAAAAGCCGGCGAACCGCTTTTCGCGAACCCGCGCAACGCCGCCGCGGGTAGTCTAAAAAACCTTAATCCCGAAATAACTTCAAAAAGAGGACTGGATATTTTTATCCATACGTCCCCATATCCCATAAAAGAAACCCACTACGAAGCCCTAAAAACACTCGAAAAACTCGGTTTCAAAATTAATCCCGAAACTAAAGTATGCAAAAACATCGAAGAAGTAATAGATTTCTGTAACTCCTGGGAAGACCGCCGCAAAGATTTGCCTTACGAAGTAGACGGTATGGTCATAAAAGTAAATAGTTTTGATATGCAACAGAAACTCGGCGCAACCGGCAAAAACCCGAAATGGGCAATCGCCTACAAGTTTCCTGCAACCGAAATCACGACAATTCTCGAAGATATACTTTTGCAGGTCGGCAGGACGGGCATCATTACTCCCGTCGCGAAGTTAAAGCCGATTCTCCTTGCAGGCTCAACGATTGCAAGAGCTACCCTTCATAATGCGGATGAGATTTCCAGAAAAGACATAAGAATAGGAGATACCGTTTTCATAAAAAAAGGCGGTGAAGTAATTCCCGAAGTCGTAAAACCCGTAACCGAAACCAGAACGGGCAAAGAAAAGATATTCAAAATGCCGGATAATTGTCCCGTTTGCAAAGAAAAACTCGTAAAATACGAAAACGAAGTCGCGTGGAGATGCGAAAACCTCCAGTGTCCCGCGCAGACCCAGCGAAGAATAGAATATTTCGTTTCCAAAAATGCAATGAACATTGAAGACCTCGGCGAGAAAGTCGTTTCCAGACTTATGGATGCAGGCTTTATTAAAACTGCAGTTGATATTTACAAACTAAAAGACAGGCGCGCAGAACTCATAGAACTTGACCGTATGGGCGAAAAGTCCGTGGATAACATGCTCGCTGAAATAGAAAAATCCAAAAACATAGAACTCGAGCACCTGATTTTTGCTCTCGGTATAAGACATATCGGCGTGCATACGGCAAAACTTCTGGCAAAAAGTTTCACAGGTATAGACGAATTAAAGTCTGCCACGTCGGAAGAATTGACCGCAATCAGGGAAATAGGGGAGATAGTCGCGAAAGCAATAATTGATTTTTTTAAGTCCGAAGAGCATTGTACAATGATAGAAGCTCTTCGTAAAGCAGGCGTAAAGCTTTCCCGCGAAGGAAAAATTTCCATCGGAGAGAAGTTTACAGGAAAAACTTTTGTTTTAACGGGGACGCTGGCGGGGTTTACGAGGGATGAAGTCACGGAAATCATAGAAAAGGAAGGCGGCAGGGTAAGTTCATCCGTGTCGGCAAAAACGGATTTTGTGCTGGCGGGAGAAGCAACGGGAAGCAAGTACGACAAAGCAAAAAAATTAGGCGTAAAAATCATAACAGAAGATCAATTCAGGGAAATATTAAACAGATAG
- the mraZ gene encoding division/cell wall cluster transcriptional repressor MraZ: protein MYRGKYEYNLGDKGRLFIPADFRRGLSSKAKGSFVVTKWFDKCLVLYPLDEWLKVESKLRQYPTSDAMTRRGVRWFTANAREVKLDSQGRIMVPKYLLEFAGINKEVTIIGVINRIEIWDTKVYESEGEAEPTYIKGLPDLNL from the coding sequence GTGTATAGAGGCAAGTACGAATATAACCTGGGCGATAAGGGGAGATTGTTTATCCCTGCTGACTTTAGGAGAGGTTTATCATCAAAAGCCAAAGGGAGCTTTGTGGTGACCAAGTGGTTTGATAAGTGTCTTGTCCTCTATCCCCTTGATGAATGGCTTAAAGTCGAGTCAAAACTTCGTCAGTATCCTACGAGTGATGCAATGACCCGACGTGGCGTGAGATGGTTTACCGCAAATGCCCGCGAGGTAAAACTCGATTCCCAGGGCAGAATTATGGTTCCGAAATATCTGTTGGAATTCGCCGGAATCAATAAAGAAGTGACTATTATCGGAGTAATTAACAGGATAGAAATTTGGGACACTAAAGTTTATGAATCGGAAGGTGAGGCGGAACCAACATACATAAAGGGACTGCCGGATTTGAATTTGTAG
- a CDS encoding nucleotidyltransferase domain-containing protein has protein sequence MGKKEISRIIQSYLKVLEENKIKVIAAYLFGSYIKGNFNKNSDIDLAIVSDDFKKDSMEAQLLLMKLRRKINISIEPHPFLSKDFVIGNPFASRIIKTGKRVK, from the coding sequence ATGGGTAAAAAAGAAATTAGCAGAATAATTCAGAGCTACTTAAAAGTGTTGGAAGAGAATAAAATAAAAGTTATAGCGGCGTATTTGTTTGGTTCTTATATTAAGGGAAATTTTAATAAAAACAGTGATATAGATTTGGCAATAGTTTCGGATGATTTCAAAAAAGATTCTATGGAAGCACAGTTATTATTAATGAAATTAAGAAGAAAAATTAATATTTCTATTGAGCCACATCCTTTTCTTAGCAAAGATTTCGTGATTGGGAATCCTTTCGCTTCAAGAATTATAAAAACAGGCAAAAGAGTTAAGTAA
- the rsmH gene encoding 16S rRNA (cytosine(1402)-N(4))-methyltransferase RsmH produces the protein MDEKTLKPGTHIPVLEKEVVAFLRPKTGGVYVDCTLGLGGHTLALFNACKDIKIYAIDADCESMELAKKNLTSFNSNINFLWSNFKEIGSIIPEKVDGILFDLGLSSFHIDTPDRGFSHRFDSPIDMRFNRESGLPCYKMLEKLKVDDLEFILKEYGEEYLARRIARLVIESKPKTTMELRDIIANITPWKGRSKTLGRVFQALRIFMNDELNSLSKGIEDATKLLKPRGRICTIAYHSLEDRIIKRYFRTSQELREVTHRAVVPTDFEIENNHRARSAKMRCAERIEEGEKERLREKGMRERRKDRDGGWGRERRGDWGPERGRGNTENREILDADKRR, from the coding sequence ATGGATGAAAAAACATTAAAACCAGGAACGCATATACCTGTTCTTGAAAAGGAAGTAGTTGCGTTTTTAAGACCCAAAACCGGGGGAGTTTATGTTGATTGCACTCTCGGGTTGGGCGGACATACTCTTGCATTGTTTAATGCTTGCAAGGATATAAAAATATATGCCATTGACGCCGATTGCGAGTCAATGGAACTGGCAAAAAAAAATCTAACATCATTTAACTCCAATATAAATTTCTTATGGTCGAACTTCAAGGAAATAGGCAGTATTATTCCTGAAAAAGTAGACGGTATCCTTTTTGACCTTGGACTTTCCAGTTTTCATATAGATACTCCGGACCGCGGTTTCAGCCACAGGTTCGACTCTCCCATAGATATGCGTTTTAACCGTGAAAGCGGACTCCCCTGCTATAAAATGCTGGAAAAACTCAAAGTCGATGACCTCGAATTTATTCTCAAAGAATACGGCGAAGAATACCTCGCGCGCCGTATCGCAAGACTTGTCATAGAAAGTAAACCCAAAACTACGATGGAACTCAGGGATATTATTGCAAACATTACCCCGTGGAAAGGCAGAAGTAAAACACTCGGAAGAGTTTTCCAGGCTTTGAGAATATTTATGAATGACGAACTTAATTCCCTTTCCAAGGGGATTGAAGATGCAACAAAATTGCTGAAACCAAGAGGCAGAATCTGTACCATTGCGTATCATTCACTCGAAGACCGCATCATAAAAAGATACTTCAGGACTTCACAGGAACTGAGAGAAGTTACGCATAGGGCCGTCGTGCCTACGGATTTTGAAATCGAAAATAATCACCGCGCAAGAAGCGCAAAAATGAGATGCGCGGAACGAATCGAAGAAGGCGAAAAAGAAAGACTCAGAGAAAAAGGAATGCGAGAACGAAGAAAGGATAGAGACGGAGGCTGGGGAAGAGAAAGACGTGGAGACTGGGGTCCAGAAAGAGGAAGAGGAAATACAGAAAACAGAGAAATTTTGGATGCAGATAAACGCAGATAA